A genomic stretch from Bacteroidia bacterium includes:
- a CDS encoding DNA polymerase III subunit gamma/tau gives MDSFVVSARKYRPATFKNVIGQQSITNTLKNAIKNKHLAQAFLFCGPRGVGKTTCARILAKTINCLELGEDTEPCNQCESCTSFNNNHSFNIHELDAASNTSVDDIRALIEKVRFAPQVGKFSVYIIDEVHMLSNSAFNAFLKTLEEPPSHAIFILATTEKHKILPTILSRCQIFDFNRIGIEDIAKHLAYVAQSEGIQADSDALHIIAQKADGAMRDSLSMFDQLVSFAGNHLTYKNVIENLNILDYDYYFKVVDAVLDHKIPDALLIFDEILRNGFDGHSFITGLGSHIRNLLVCLDQETVKLLEVGQNIREKYLQQSQRCNARYLVGCLDITNKADYSYKTSKNQRLTVELALMQLCSFGAGGEQVSTAEKKN, from the coding sequence ATGGATAGTTTTGTAGTTTCTGCCAGAAAATACAGGCCGGCCACATTTAAGAATGTGATTGGTCAGCAGAGCATTACTAACACCCTTAAGAATGCTATTAAAAACAAGCATTTAGCCCAAGCATTTTTGTTTTGTGGTCCAAGAGGAGTTGGAAAAACTACCTGTGCCAGAATTTTGGCCAAAACAATCAATTGTCTTGAATTAGGAGAAGATACAGAACCATGTAACCAGTGTGAAAGTTGTACTTCTTTTAACAACAACCATAGTTTCAACATTCACGAGTTGGATGCGGCCAGTAACACTTCCGTGGATGATATTCGTGCATTAATTGAAAAAGTCAGGTTTGCTCCTCAGGTAGGAAAATTCAGTGTGTATATAATCGACGAGGTACACATGTTGAGTAACAGTGCGTTCAATGCATTTTTGAAAACCTTGGAAGAGCCTCCGTCGCATGCTATATTTATTTTAGCTACCACCGAAAAACATAAAATACTTCCTACCATTCTCAGCCGTTGTCAAATCTTTGATTTCAATCGGATAGGAATTGAGGACATAGCCAAACATTTGGCTTATGTAGCTCAAAGCGAAGGAATACAAGCGGATTCAGACGCCTTGCATATTATTGCTCAAAAGGCCGATGGAGCCATGCGTGATTCTTTATCCATGTTTGACCAATTGGTTAGTTTCGCCGGAAATCACCTTACCTATAAAAATGTAATCGAAAATTTAAACATTCTCGATTACGATTATTATTTTAAGGTTGTAGATGCAGTTTTAGACCATAAAATTCCGGACGCCTTGTTGATTTTCGATGAAATTTTACGGAATGGTTTTGATGGACATAGTTTTATAACCGGTTTGGGAAGTCATATTAGAAATTTATTGGTGTGTTTGGATCAAGAAACTGTGAAACTATTGGAGGTTGGACAAAACATACGAGAAAAGTATTTACAGCAAAGTCAAAGGTGCAATGCCAGGTATTTGGTTGGTTGTTTAGATATTACCAACAAAGCCGATTATTCCTATAAAACCAGCAAGAACCAGCGATTAACCGTGGAACTTGCCCTCATGCAACTTTGCAGTTTTGGAGCAGGTGGCGAACAAGTTTCGACCGCCGAAAAAAAAAATTGA
- a CDS encoding deoxynucleoside kinase translates to MHIAIAGNIGSGKTTLTSMLAKHYGWEARYEDADDNPYLNDFYDDMHRWSFNLQIYFLNSRFYQVEEIRNSGKKVIQDRTIYEDANIFAPNLHAMGLMSTRDYENYVSLFRLMSSYVKAPDLLIYLRASVPTLVSQIQKRGRDYENSIRLDYLKRLNERYEAWINDYSMGKLLVIDVDNNKFAENQEHLGEIINKIDAEIHGLF, encoded by the coding sequence ATGCATATTGCTATAGCAGGAAACATTGGCTCAGGAAAGACTACGCTAACAAGCATGTTAGCCAAACATTACGGATGGGAAGCAAGGTATGAAGACGCTGATGATAACCCGTATTTGAATGATTTCTATGACGACATGCACCGTTGGTCGTTCAACCTTCAGATTTACTTTTTGAACAGTCGTTTCTACCAAGTGGAAGAAATACGCAACAGTGGAAAAAAGGTAATTCAAGATAGGACCATTTATGAAGATGCCAACATTTTTGCACCGAACTTACATGCCATGGGATTAATGAGCACCCGTGACTATGAAAATTACGTTTCGTTGTTCAGACTCATGTCATCGTATGTAAAAGCTCCGGACTTACTGATTTACCTTCGTGCATCAGTTCCTACCTTAGTAAGTCAAATTCAAAAAAGAGGAAGAGACTATGAAAATTCAATTCGTTTAGATTATTTGAAAAGACTAAATGAGCGATACGAGGCATGGATCAATGATTATAGCATGGGTAAGTTATTGGTAATTGATGTAGACAACAATAAGTTTGCTGAAAACCAGGAACATTTGGGCGAGATCATCAATAAAATTGATGCTGAAATTCACGGATTATTTTAG
- a CDS encoding hemolysin III family protein: protein MIKKLKHWFTHELEPTKSEEVFNSISHGIGAVLCVIGFFFLLDKTNMVNDTMHTTGHIVYISSFFCIYTASMVYHLVSHPKAKYWMRVIDHSMIFVGIAGTYMPFLLSNMRNDGGYPYAIVLAGICLAGFIFKFFLTGKYKLLSVLIYVGMGANIVFSKMYSVEFIKPEGLFLIKVGGILYLAGVLFYTLKSLRYTHFIWHLFVLGGSICHFFAVYNYAIIQS, encoded by the coding sequence ATGATCAAGAAGCTCAAACATTGGTTCACGCATGAGCTAGAACCAACAAAATCGGAGGAAGTATTTAATTCCATTTCACACGGAATTGGAGCGGTATTATGTGTCATTGGTTTTTTCTTTCTATTGGATAAAACCAACATGGTAAACGATACCATGCATACTACCGGCCACATTGTGTACATCTCTTCATTCTTTTGTATTTACACGGCTTCAATGGTGTACCACTTAGTTAGTCATCCCAAGGCAAAATACTGGATGCGAGTAATTGATCATAGTATGATTTTTGTTGGAATCGCCGGTACTTACATGCCATTTTTACTTTCCAATATGCGCAACGACGGTGGCTATCCATATGCCATTGTTTTGGCAGGAATTTGTTTAGCTGGTTTTATTTTCAAGTTCTTCTTAACCGGAAAATACAAACTATTATCCGTGCTGATTTACGTAGGAATGGGTGCTAATATCGTTTTTTCAAAAATGTATTCCGTTGAATTTATTAAGCCAGAAGGTTTGTTTCTAATCAAAGTTGGCGGAATACTCTATTTAGCCGGGGTTTTATTTTATACTTTAAAATCCTTGAGATACACCCATTTTATTTGGCATCTATTTGTTCTAGGCGGAAGCATTTGTCATTTTTTCGCCGTTTACAATTATGCCATTATTCAATCCTAA
- a CDS encoding thiolase family protein has product MKRVVVIDGARTPFLRSATSYMDLMTYQLGAAAIRGVLTKTGIDPAKIDTVIMGTVISNVKTSNVARESALAAGIPNHVPCSTVTQACISANQAISSGVEKILAGQADIVIAGGTDSISDAPILFRKKMRKKLMNAQKLKGIGDMIKFVFSLELADFKPEAPAVAEFLTGRTMGQDCDILAARYGATRQEQDEFSVRSHKLAAAAVEKGILQKEITPVELAPNFKPIKLDNGVRGDSSYEKMASLKPAFTKPHGTLTAANSTFLTDGAAAVLIMSEEKAKELGLTPKAYIHSYTFAATDPGEELLLGPTYAISKLLDKTGLTLDQMDVLEFHEAFAGQVVANLKCMASKEFAQTKLGKDHAVGVVDMNKLNLWGGSLAIGHPFGATGARLVTTASNRLHAENGKYALLAACAAGAHGHAMILERA; this is encoded by the coding sequence ATGAAACGAGTTGTAGTTATTGACGGAGCCAGAACCCCATTTTTACGTTCGGCCACCAGTTACATGGATTTAATGACCTACCAATTGGGAGCTGCCGCTATACGTGGCGTGCTAACCAAAACCGGAATTGATCCGGCTAAAATTGATACGGTTATTATGGGAACAGTTATAAGCAACGTAAAAACCAGCAACGTAGCACGTGAATCTGCTCTTGCTGCCGGAATACCTAACCATGTACCCTGCAGCACGGTTACCCAAGCCTGTATTTCAGCCAATCAAGCTATTAGCTCCGGAGTAGAAAAAATCCTCGCCGGTCAAGCCGACATTGTTATTGCAGGAGGAACCGATAGCATTTCAGATGCCCCAATTCTTTTTCGCAAAAAAATGCGTAAAAAACTGATGAATGCCCAAAAACTCAAAGGCATTGGGGATATGATTAAATTTGTTTTCAGCCTCGAACTTGCCGACTTCAAACCGGAAGCACCGGCTGTAGCTGAATTTCTTACCGGACGCACCATGGGACAAGATTGTGACATTTTAGCGGCACGATATGGAGCAACCAGGCAGGAACAAGATGAATTTTCGGTTCGATCTCACAAATTAGCTGCAGCAGCTGTTGAAAAAGGTATTCTTCAAAAAGAGATTACTCCGGTTGAATTGGCGCCTAATTTCAAACCAATCAAGTTAGACAATGGTGTTAGAGGCGACTCTTCCTACGAAAAAATGGCTAGTTTAAAACCGGCCTTTACCAAACCTCACGGTACCCTTACCGCCGCGAATTCCACCTTTTTAACTGATGGAGCTGCAGCAGTATTAATCATGAGCGAAGAGAAAGCCAAAGAATTAGGCTTAACTCCCAAAGCTTATATACATTCCTACACCTTTGCAGCAACCGATCCGGGCGAAGAATTGTTGCTTGGCCCTACGTATGCTATTTCCAAACTACTTGACAAAACAGGGTTAACGTTGGATCAAATGGATGTACTGGAATTTCATGAAGCCTTTGCTGGTCAAGTTGTTGCAAATTTAAAATGCATGGCTTCCAAGGAATTTGCCCAAACTAAATTAGGCAAGGACCATGCTGTTGGTGTGGTAGATATGAACAAACTAAACCTATGGGGTGGATCATTAGCTATTGGTCACCCGTTTGGAGCTACCGGAGCGCGTTTAGTTACCACAGCGTCTAACCGCTTGCATGCCGAAAATGGTAAATACGCCTTGTTAGCTGCCTGTGCAGCAGGTGCACATGGACATGCCATGATTTTGGAAAGAGCTTAA
- a CDS encoding dipeptidase → MKKTTSNLPRTAACLALFTSLILNNLQAQTPNIFNADIHAHITLKPYNRSYGESLKTVDLWNELTVEAPKVYRFPQLIGVYDRVPTLSCSNFNNLAKGNVRLVFASVCPIQREFTQGRFLSKMIMWNKHRWEETMAFFSGANLEKIRDLKNDHVNYFQETLNELHLISHLADSLSPDKRFHFDIAQSREDIRQSIENDPGSISVLLNIEGGHSLGTGLPSTIEMEECDPEGLVKMVQENVATLKQSYPVFSIGLANHFWNQLCGQTRTNNGFMSTFFDERMGQNDGITPLGYVAIQELLSNRNGNSILIDIKHMSLQSRLDYYNLLATKYNYNVPILYSHGGVNGISCSDVEFKTTKKGNEEFMKDKDKDNKKAYLHQWSFNLYDDEIVLIYKTHGLIGIMLEDTRLGGREAISSIRKTVIGTQQQKDEYIKLFLANAFHIVKTVGEKAAWDIIALGSDFDGAINPMNTYQDASRLSEFRVDMEQFFKRVKNNSLVLNSGNYLFSNEEIIALMYDYSPEELTEKIMGTNAYRFVMENFMKDFFPISTID, encoded by the coding sequence TTGAAAAAAACAACTTCAAACCTTCCAAGAACCGCAGCTTGTTTAGCATTATTTACTAGCCTGATTTTAAACAACTTACAAGCACAAACTCCAAACATTTTCAATGCCGATATTCATGCTCATATAACTTTAAAACCATACAACCGCAGTTATGGAGAAAGTTTAAAGACTGTAGATTTATGGAATGAATTAACGGTAGAAGCGCCAAAAGTATACCGTTTTCCTCAGTTAATCGGGGTTTACGATCGTGTACCAACCTTATCTTGTTCCAATTTTAACAACCTAGCCAAAGGCAATGTAAGACTTGTATTTGCTTCGGTGTGTCCAATACAACGAGAGTTTACCCAGGGCCGATTCTTATCCAAAATGATTATGTGGAACAAGCATCGGTGGGAAGAAACAATGGCCTTTTTTTCCGGAGCGAATCTGGAGAAAATCAGAGATTTGAAAAACGACCATGTGAATTATTTTCAGGAAACTCTGAACGAATTGCACTTGATTTCGCATTTAGCAGATAGCTTGTCGCCCGATAAAAGGTTCCATTTTGACATAGCCCAAAGCCGGGAGGATATTCGACAAAGCATTGAAAATGACCCAGGTAGCATTTCCGTTTTACTAAATATTGAGGGCGGGCATTCTTTAGGAACCGGACTTCCATCAACCATTGAAATGGAAGAATGCGACCCTGAGGGTTTAGTGAAAATGGTTCAAGAAAATGTGGCCACCCTTAAACAAAGTTATCCGGTTTTTTCGATTGGATTGGCCAACCACTTTTGGAACCAGCTTTGCGGACAAACCCGCACCAATAACGGGTTTATGTCCACCTTTTTTGACGAAAGAATGGGACAGAACGATGGTATTACACCGTTAGGGTATGTTGCCATACAGGAACTTTTATCAAACCGAAACGGAAACAGCATTTTAATTGATATCAAACACATGAGTTTGCAAAGTCGCTTGGATTATTACAACCTTTTGGCAACCAAATACAATTACAATGTACCCATTTTGTACAGCCATGGCGGAGTTAATGGTATTTCTTGTTCCGATGTAGAATTTAAAACTACCAAAAAAGGAAACGAGGAATTTATGAAGGATAAAGACAAAGACAACAAAAAAGCCTATTTACACCAATGGAGTTTTAATTTATACGATGATGAAATTGTACTCATTTATAAAACACATGGGTTAATTGGAATAATGTTGGAAGACACCCGTTTAGGTGGTAGAGAAGCTATTAGTAGTATTCGAAAAACCGTTATTGGAACCCAACAGCAAAAAGATGAATACATTAAATTGTTCCTGGCCAATGCATTTCACATTGTAAAAACAGTGGGCGAAAAGGCAGCCTGGGACATTATTGCACTTGGTTCTGATTTTGATGGAGCTATTAACCCTATGAACACTTACCAAGATGCATCAAGACTCTCGGAATTCAGAGTAGACATGGAACAGTTTTTTAAAAGGGTAAAAAACAATAGTTTGGTTCTAAATTCAGGAAATTACCTATTTTCAAACGAAGAAATAATAGCTTTAATGTACGACTATAGTCCGGAAGAACTTACCGAAAAAATTATGGGAACGAATGCCTATCGTTTTGTGATGGAGAACTTTATGAAAGACTTTTTCCCAATCAGCACTATTGATTAA
- the proC gene encoding pyrroline-5-carboxylate reductase — translation MTTTLSIIGGGNLGTAIAEGLLSSGFLKPEQICITKRSVQTLDYLKAKGVKVSSDNKEALAFGNYIILAVKPFQVKEILSEIRSDLNQKHTLISVVTGVWVKDIEEVIGSGFTVFRAMPNTAIAIQESMTCISAHQASEFQTKYVTQLFEKLGKVVFIEEKLMDAATVLAACGTAYAMRFIRANIQGGIEIGFSAQTASLIAAQTVKGAAELLLQRNTHPEQEIDKVTTPKGCTIAGLNEMEHQGFSSSLIKGIVTSYRKILDDM, via the coding sequence ATGACCACAACATTATCTATAATTGGCGGAGGTAACCTTGGTACTGCCATTGCAGAAGGACTGCTGAGCAGTGGATTTTTGAAACCTGAGCAAATTTGTATAACCAAACGCTCGGTACAAACCTTGGATTATTTAAAAGCAAAAGGTGTTAAGGTTAGCAGCGATAACAAAGAAGCCCTGGCCTTTGGAAATTACATCATTTTAGCCGTAAAACCGTTTCAGGTAAAGGAGATTCTTTCAGAAATCCGAAGTGATCTTAATCAAAAACACACCTTGATAAGTGTGGTTACAGGAGTTTGGGTTAAAGACATTGAAGAAGTGATTGGTTCCGGATTTACAGTATTCAGAGCCATGCCCAATACAGCCATTGCCATTCAGGAAAGTATGACCTGTATTTCTGCTCACCAGGCATCGGAGTTTCAAACCAAGTATGTAACCCAATTGTTTGAAAAATTGGGAAAAGTAGTATTTATTGAAGAGAAGCTTATGGACGCCGCCACAGTCCTGGCTGCTTGTGGTACAGCCTATGCCATGCGATTTATTCGCGCCAACATCCAAGGAGGAATTGAAATTGGGTTTAGTGCTCAAACCGCCAGTTTAATTGCCGCCCAAACAGTAAAAGGAGCTGCAGAATTATTACTTCAGCGAAATACCCATCCTGAGCAGGAAATCGATAAAGTAACAACACCCAAAGGTTGTACCATTGCCGGTTTAAATGAAATGGAACACCAAGGTTTCAGTTCCAGCCTCATTAAAGGAATTGTTACCAGTTATCGCAAAATTTTGGATGACATGTAA
- the cysC gene encoding adenylyl-sulfate kinase — translation MANPLCIWFTGLPGSGKTTLANAFLNQLRLLGIQATSLDGDEIRKGLCADLGFSLEDRMENIRRVSELNKILLNNNLTVLNSFVSPTNSIRQLAQQAIGENRFLLVFVDAPLEVCMARDPKGMYKDNLNKSANNFTGLGQGFEIPEQADLHLKTNELTINQCVVQLMELWNLKSMNE, via the coding sequence TTGGCTAATCCTCTCTGTATTTGGTTTACAGGTTTGCCCGGCTCCGGAAAAACAACCTTGGCCAATGCTTTTTTGAATCAGCTTCGATTGCTCGGTATCCAAGCTACCAGCCTGGATGGTGATGAAATTCGTAAAGGACTTTGCGCTGATTTAGGTTTTTCATTGGAGGATAGAATGGAAAATATTCGACGTGTCTCTGAATTGAATAAGATATTGCTTAATAATAATTTAACAGTACTTAATTCATTCGTTAGTCCAACCAATTCCATTCGACAACTTGCCCAACAAGCTATTGGGGAAAATCGCTTTCTATTGGTTTTTGTCGATGCACCACTCGAAGTTTGCATGGCGCGAGACCCAAAAGGAATGTACAAGGATAACCTAAATAAAAGTGCCAATAATTTTACCGGATTAGGGCAAGGTTTTGAAATTCCGGAACAGGCAGATTTGCATTTAAAAACCAATGAATTAACTATCAATCAGTGCGTGGTTCAATTGATGGAATTGTGGAATCTGAAAAGTATGAATGAATAA